DNA from Clostridia bacterium:
AACTTTATTGAAGGCATGGCGTGCGTTAACGGCTGTATAGGTGGTGCCGGCTGCCTAACCCACGGCGAGAAAAACAAGGCTGAAGTTGACAAATACGGCAATGAAGCATTAGAAAAAACTATAACAGACGCAATAAGCGTTTTGAAATAAAAGCGAGTTTAAATGAATATAAATAGAAAGCTGATTAATGTTTGTTAATCAGCTTTTTTTTATACCTTAAAAATAATTTTTATCCCTAAGAATAAAGTTACAATAATTCATAATAAAACAAAATACACCTTGAAAATCATATAGAAATATATTAAAATGAATTTATGATGATAAAGGAGGGAATTATGCGTGAGACAAGGGATATACGTAATATCGCTTTGATTGGACACACAGGAGAAGGAAAAACCACCGTAGCCGAAGCAATGTTGTTTTGCGGAAAAGCAATTGACCGAATGGGCAAAGTGCCTGACGGAAACACAGTAATGGATTTTGACCCCGAAGAAGTTTCTAGGCATATTTCCATCAGCCTTGCGACAGCCAACATCGAATGGGAAGGCTGCAAAATAAATATTATAGACGTTCCTGGTTTTTTTGATTTTGAAGGAGAAATGATAGAAGCACTCAAAGTAGCTGACGGTGCAATAATCGTAACAAGCGCTGGCGGCACTTTGACGGTAGGAACAGAAAAGGCAATAGACTATTGCATAAAAAATCATTTGCC
Protein-coding regions in this window:
- a CDS encoding GTP-binding protein, which codes for MRETRDIRNIALIGHTGEGKTTVAEAMLFCGKAIDRMGKVPDGNTVMDFDPEEVSRHISISLATANIEWEGCKINIIDVPGFFDFEGEMIEALKVADGAIIVTSAGGTLTVGTEKAIDYCIKNHLP